One part of the Vitis riparia cultivar Riparia Gloire de Montpellier isolate 1030 chromosome 8, EGFV_Vit.rip_1.0, whole genome shotgun sequence genome encodes these proteins:
- the LOC117920671 gene encoding auxin-responsive protein SAUR50-like, with protein MASHTECVRCNISNIVKLRRTCMWRKPGSGGGKKPPRDVPPGHVAVTVGEARRRFVIRADYLNHPLLQQLLDQAYEEYGQSKEGPLAIPCDEFLFQNIIHSLANQFSCNVNEKKLVLSLWKDSGPLLNGFSRGSTC; from the coding sequence atggcctCTCATACAGAGTGTGTGAGATGTAACATCTCTAACATTGTGAAGCTCAGAAGGACTTGCATGTGGCGGAAACCGGGCAGTGGTGGTGGAAAGAAACCGCCCCGAGATGTTCCGCCAGGCCACGTAGCAGTGACAGTAGGCGAAGCTAGGAGGAGGTTTGTTATAAGGGCTGACTACTTGAACCACCCACTTCTCCAGCAGCTGCTAGACCAGGCTTATGAAGAGTACGGTCAGAGTAAGGAGGGTCCTCTGGCTATACCCTGTGATGAGTTTCTATTCCAGAACATCATCCATTCCCTTGCAAACCAGTTCTCTTGCAATGTGAACGAGAAGAAGTTGGTGCTGAGCTTGTGGAAGGACTCCGGACCACTACTCAACGGCTTTTCAAGAGGATCAACGTGCTAG